The following coding sequences lie in one Chelonia mydas isolate rCheMyd1 chromosome 6, rCheMyd1.pri.v2, whole genome shotgun sequence genomic window:
- the GOLGA5 gene encoding golgin subfamily A member 5 isoform X1 encodes MSWFADLAGKAEDLLNRVDQGAASALSKKDGTGNVIYDNTDLESAGEYPELHQQTGELKYQTSSRATYISSAADNIKHQKATILAGTANVKAASKMSSEASSPAESVSTPRPSSQFVRRKKSEPNDELLFDFLNSSEKGTNGRMDPKKEKSKTVVLQNHSLTSSISSMPTSTQNVKTTEDNSIRSQNHETPDGSDSGLDTQVDVTKDSSLNTATNHSLSANDDCKSHELSNLRLENQLLRNEVQSLNQEMASLIQRSKETQEELKHARARVEKWNVDHSKSDRVVRELQAQVDDLTEAVSAKDSQLAVLKVRLQEADQLLSTRTEALEALQSEKSRIIQDHSEGRNLQNQALQTVQERLHDADSALKREQESYKQMQNEFAARLSKMEVERQNLAEAVTAAERKYVDEKRRVEELQQQVKVTKNSLESVKQELVDYKQKATRILQSKEKLINSLKEGSGIEGLDSLTASTMELEELRHEKEAQKEEIQKLMGQIQQLRTELQDMEAQQVSEAESAKEQLQDLQEQIATHKMAKQEVEAELERQKQELHYNEEELYRTKNTLQSRIKDREEEIQKLRNQLTNKALSSSSQSELENRLHQLTETLIQKQTMLESLSTEKNSLVYQLERLEQQLKTIQGSSTNGPTINMAGIDSGEGTRMRSVPVLFSDVDANMAGMYGRVRKAASSIDQFSIRLGIFLRRYPIARVFVIIYMALLHLWVMIVLLTYTPEMHHDGPTGK; translated from the exons ATGTCTTGGTTTGCTGATCTTGCTGGAAAGGCAGAGGACCTTCTCAACAGAGTCGATCAAGGAGCTGCATCAGCTTTGAGCAAAAAAGATGGTACAGGGAATGTAATATATGATAATACGGATTTGGAGTCTGCTGGTGAATATCCTGAACTGCACCAGCAAACTGGAGAACTGAAATATCAGACATCATCTAGAGCAACCTATATCTCCTCAGCAGCTGATAATATTAAACACCAGAAAGCTACAATCCTAGCTGGAACTGCaaatgtcaaagcagcatccaAGATGTCTTCGGAGGCCTCTTCTCCAGCAGAAAGTGTTTCCACACCCAGAccttcttcccagtttgtgagaaGGAAAAAGTCTGAACCTAATGATGAGCTTTTGTTTGATTTTCTCAATAGTTCTGAGAAAGGAACTAATGGACGGATGGACCCTAAAAAGGAGAAGAGCAAGACAGTTGTTCTTCAGAATCACTCTCTGACTTCAAGCATTAGTTCTATGCCTACAAgtacacaaaatgtaaaaactactGAAGACAATTCTATCAGGAGTCAAAACCATG AAACTCCTGATGGCTCTGATTCTGGATTGGATACACAAGTGGATGTTACAAAAGATTCATCACTGAATACAGCAACTAATCACAGCCTTTCAGCTAATGATGATTGCAAATCCCACGAACTGTCCAATCTTCGCCTGGAGAATCAACTGCTTCGGAATGAGGttcagtctttaaatcaagaaatGGCTTCATTAATTCAGAGATCCAAAGAAACACAGGAAG aattaAAGCATGCCAGAGCAAGGGTTGAAAAATGGAATGTTGACCATTCAAAGAGTGACAGGGTCGTTCGAGAACTTCAAGCTCAGGTTGATGATCTTACAGAAGCTGTTTCTGCCAAGGATTCCCAACTGGCCGTGCTGAAAGTGCGGTTGCAAGAAGCTGATCAGCTACTGAGTACTCGGACAGAAGCCCTGGAAGCATTACAGAGTGAAAAATCACG AATAATACAAGACCACAGCGAAGGGAGAAAcctgcagaatcaagcccttcaAACTGTGCAGGAGAGGCTACATGATGCAGACTCCGCATTGAAGCGAGAACAAGAAAGTTACAAGCAGATGCAG AATGAGTTTGCTGCTCGCCTTAGTAAAATGGAAGTTGAGCGGCAGAACTTGGCAGAAGCAGTTACTGCAGCAGAACGAAAATATGTGGATGAGAAGAGGAGAGTGGAGGAGCTTCAGCAGCAAGTCAAAGTAACTAAAAACAGCTTGGAGTCTGTTAAACAGGAATTGGTGGACTACAAACAAAAAGCTACTCGCATACTCCAA TCTAAAGAAAAGTTGATAAACAGCCTAAAAGAAGGCTCTGGCATTGAAGGGCTGGATAGCCTTACTGCAAGCACCATGGAATTAGAAGAACTGAGACATGAGAAAGAAGCACAGAAGGAGGAAATACAGAAATTAATGGGGCAGATACAGCAGCTGAGAACAGAGCTACAG gATATGGAGGCTCAGCAGGTTAGTGAAGCTGAGTCAGCAAAAGAACAACTTCAAGACCTCCAAGAACAGATTGCAACCCACAAAATGGCCAAACAAGAAGTGGAGGCTGAGCTGGAACGGCAAAAGCAG GAACTCCATTACAATGAGGAAGAATTGTATCGGACAAAGAATACCTTGCAAAGCAGAATAAAAGACAGAGAGGAAGAAATTCAAAAACTGAGAAATCAG ctcACAAACAAGGCTTTGAGCAGCAGTAGTCAGTCAGAGCTGGAAAATCGGCTTCATCAGCTGACGGAGACTCTGATTCAGAAGCAGACCATGTTGGAGAGTCTCAGCACAGAGAAGAACTCCCTCGTCTATCAACTGGAACGCCTTGAGCAACAGCTTAAGACTATCCAAGGCAGTAGTACTAATGGACCTACAATTAATATGGCAGGAATTGACAGTGGTGAAG gtaCTCGCATGCGCAGTGTTCCTGTCCTTTTTAGCGATGTGGATGCTAACATGGCAGGAATGTATGGAAGAGTTCGCAAAGCTGCCAGTAGTATAGACCAGTTTAG CATTCGACTGGGAATCTTTCTAAGACGGTATCCCatagcaagggtatttgtaatcATTTATATG GCATTGCTTCACCTCTGGGTCATGATTGTTCTGCTTACCTACACCCCAGAAATGCACCATGATGGTCCAACGGGCAAATAG
- the GOLGA5 gene encoding golgin subfamily A member 5 isoform X2 translates to MSWFADLAGKAEDLLNRVDQGAASALSKKDGTGNVIYDNTDLESAGEYPELHQQTGELKYQTSSRATYISSAADNIKHQKATILAGTANVKAASKMSSEASSPAESVSTPRPSSQFVRRKKSEPNDELLFDFLNSSEKGTNGRMDPKKEKSKTVVLQNHSLTSSISSMPTSTQNVKTTEDNSIRSQNHETPDGSDSGLDTQVDVTKDSSLNTATNHSLSANDDCKSHELSNLRLENQLLRNEVQSLNQEMASLIQRSKETQEELKHARARVEKWNVDHSKSDRVVRELQAQVDDLTEAVSAKDSQLAVLKVRLQEADQLLSTRTEALEALQSEKSRIIQDHSEGRNLQNQALQTVQERLHDADSALKREQESYKQMQNEFAARLSKMEVERQNLAEAVTAAERKYVDEKRRVEELQQQVKVTKNSLESVKQELVDYKQKATRILQSKEKLINSLKEGSGIEGLDSLTASTMELEELRHEKEAQKEEIQKLMGQIQQLRTELQDMEAQQVSEAESAKEQLQDLQEQIATHKMAKQEVEAELERQKQELHYNEEELYRTKNTLQSRIKDREEEIQKLRNQKQRAVLSDKVLYVHKMTREPGPESIHSLL, encoded by the exons ATGTCTTGGTTTGCTGATCTTGCTGGAAAGGCAGAGGACCTTCTCAACAGAGTCGATCAAGGAGCTGCATCAGCTTTGAGCAAAAAAGATGGTACAGGGAATGTAATATATGATAATACGGATTTGGAGTCTGCTGGTGAATATCCTGAACTGCACCAGCAAACTGGAGAACTGAAATATCAGACATCATCTAGAGCAACCTATATCTCCTCAGCAGCTGATAATATTAAACACCAGAAAGCTACAATCCTAGCTGGAACTGCaaatgtcaaagcagcatccaAGATGTCTTCGGAGGCCTCTTCTCCAGCAGAAAGTGTTTCCACACCCAGAccttcttcccagtttgtgagaaGGAAAAAGTCTGAACCTAATGATGAGCTTTTGTTTGATTTTCTCAATAGTTCTGAGAAAGGAACTAATGGACGGATGGACCCTAAAAAGGAGAAGAGCAAGACAGTTGTTCTTCAGAATCACTCTCTGACTTCAAGCATTAGTTCTATGCCTACAAgtacacaaaatgtaaaaactactGAAGACAATTCTATCAGGAGTCAAAACCATG AAACTCCTGATGGCTCTGATTCTGGATTGGATACACAAGTGGATGTTACAAAAGATTCATCACTGAATACAGCAACTAATCACAGCCTTTCAGCTAATGATGATTGCAAATCCCACGAACTGTCCAATCTTCGCCTGGAGAATCAACTGCTTCGGAATGAGGttcagtctttaaatcaagaaatGGCTTCATTAATTCAGAGATCCAAAGAAACACAGGAAG aattaAAGCATGCCAGAGCAAGGGTTGAAAAATGGAATGTTGACCATTCAAAGAGTGACAGGGTCGTTCGAGAACTTCAAGCTCAGGTTGATGATCTTACAGAAGCTGTTTCTGCCAAGGATTCCCAACTGGCCGTGCTGAAAGTGCGGTTGCAAGAAGCTGATCAGCTACTGAGTACTCGGACAGAAGCCCTGGAAGCATTACAGAGTGAAAAATCACG AATAATACAAGACCACAGCGAAGGGAGAAAcctgcagaatcaagcccttcaAACTGTGCAGGAGAGGCTACATGATGCAGACTCCGCATTGAAGCGAGAACAAGAAAGTTACAAGCAGATGCAG AATGAGTTTGCTGCTCGCCTTAGTAAAATGGAAGTTGAGCGGCAGAACTTGGCAGAAGCAGTTACTGCAGCAGAACGAAAATATGTGGATGAGAAGAGGAGAGTGGAGGAGCTTCAGCAGCAAGTCAAAGTAACTAAAAACAGCTTGGAGTCTGTTAAACAGGAATTGGTGGACTACAAACAAAAAGCTACTCGCATACTCCAA TCTAAAGAAAAGTTGATAAACAGCCTAAAAGAAGGCTCTGGCATTGAAGGGCTGGATAGCCTTACTGCAAGCACCATGGAATTAGAAGAACTGAGACATGAGAAAGAAGCACAGAAGGAGGAAATACAGAAATTAATGGGGCAGATACAGCAGCTGAGAACAGAGCTACAG gATATGGAGGCTCAGCAGGTTAGTGAAGCTGAGTCAGCAAAAGAACAACTTCAAGACCTCCAAGAACAGATTGCAACCCACAAAATGGCCAAACAAGAAGTGGAGGCTGAGCTGGAACGGCAAAAGCAG GAACTCCATTACAATGAGGAAGAATTGTATCGGACAAAGAATACCTTGCAAAGCAGAATAAAAGACAGAGAGGAAGAAATTCAAAAACTGAGAAATCAG AAACAAAGGGCTGTATTGTCTGATAAGGTCCTGTATGTGCACAAGATGACTAGAGAACCAGGTCCTGAATCCATACATTCTCTCCTgtga